A part of Aspergillus flavus chromosome 1, complete sequence genomic DNA contains:
- a CDS encoding putative O-sialoglyco protein endopeptidase (glycoprotease family protein), whose amino-acid sequence MLNLRTPVASFRKAICSTARRSLLPQNRGLLTFAIETSCDDTSVAIVEKNEATNAAKIHFLENVTADSNEYRGVHPIASLESHQENLAKLVDKALRHLPVALGNAEGHRSITLADGSQPRYKPDFVSATRGPGMRANLFVGLDTGKALSVAWQVPFMGVHHMQAHLLTPRLVSSLRQDQETSNHTSPSPPVTPEFPFLSILVSGGHSNLVKSSTLTDHKIMASTADIAIGESLDKSAREILPSSLLQSAKNTMYGKMLEEFAFPNGSADYADYRPPMNRGEELIKRETPWGWSLTTPFANTRNLQFSFSSIASAVKRIITQKENSGQKFSHEERVDMARESMRVCFEHLASRTIIALETLRQQKPEDEVKTVVVSGGVAANRFLMTVLRSFLDVRGFGHVDIVAPPPYLCTDNAAMIGWAGLEMFEAGWRTDLSARALRKWSLDPQADDGGVLGPSGWQKA is encoded by the exons ATGTTGAACTTGAGAACCCCGGTCGCGAGTTTTCGCAAGGCTATATGCAGCACAGCCAGACGTAGCTTGCTTCCTCAAAATCGAGGCCTGCTCACTTTCGCTATTGAAACTTCTTG CGATGACACTTCAGTCGCAATCGTTGAGAAGAATGAAGCCACCAATGCCGCTAAGATACATTTCCTTGAGAACGTAACGGCCGACTCCAACGAATACCGAGGTGTCCACCCCATTGCATCCCTCGAGTCGCATCAAGAGAACCTCGCGAAGCTGGTTGATAAGGCGCTAAGACATCTGCCCGTCGCTTTGGGAAATGCTGAAGGACACCGATCGATAACGCTCGCGGATGGCTCCCAGCCGCGCTACAAACCAGACTTTGTGTCCGCTACTCGAGGGCCAGGGATGCGAGCGAATCTCTTCGTCGGCTTAGATACAGGGAAAGCGCTGTCAGTTGCGTGGCAGGTCCCTTTCATGGGTGTTCATCATATGCAAGCTCATTTGTTGACACCCCGGCTTGTGTCGTCTCTACGTCAGGATCAAGAGACCAGTAATCACACCTCGCCGTCACCGCCAGTTACACCAGAATTTCCCTTCCTATCTATCCTTGTCTCGGGCGGCCATTCGAATCTTGTGAAATCCTCAACTCTTACGGACCACAAGATCATGGCGTCTACCGCGGACATAGCAATTGGCGAGTCGCTTGACAAATCAGCCAGGGAAATCCTTCCTAGTTCCTTACTGCAGAGTGCGAAGAACACCATGTACGGCAAGATGCTAGAGGAATTTGCTTTCCCAAATGGTAGCGCTGATTATGCTGATTACCGTCCACCAATGAATCGTGGCGAGGAACTCATCAAGCGGGAGACCCCATGGGGCTGGTCCCTGACGACGCCGTTTGCTAATACCCGCAATCTGCAATTCAGCTTTTCATCTATTGCCAGTGCGGTCAAGAGAATCATCACACAGAAAGAGAATTCCGGACAGAAATTTTCCCACGAAGAACGAGTTGATATGGCGCGCGAATCCATGCGGGTTTGTTTCGAGCATCTCGCCTCTCGGACGATCATCGCTCTTGAGACACTTCGTCAGCAGAAGCCTGAAGATGAGGTGAAGACCGTCGTGGTCAGCGGTGGTGTCGCGGCTAATCGTTTTCTCATGACGGTTTTGCGCTCATTCCTCGATGTCCGCGGTTTCGGCCATGTCGACATCGTTGCGCCCCCTCCGTACCTGTGCACCGACAATGCTGCGATGATCGGATGGGCTGGCCTTGAGATGTTTGAGGCGGGCTGGCGCACAGATCTCAGTGCCCGCGCTCTCAGGAAGTGGAGTCTTGATCCGCAAGCCGACGATGGCGGCGTTCTGGGCCCCAGTGGGTGGCAGAAAGCCTAG
- a CDS encoding glycine-rich RNA-binding protein, translating into MSVTPSVNNLAVSTDDRTLRVFFENYGNVEDAVVIKDPKTRLSRGFGFVTFSSDEEAEIAVTNTNEKE; encoded by the exons ATGTCCGTCACGCCCTCCGTTAA CAATCTCGCCGTGTCCACCGACGACCGAACCCTCAGGGTGTTCTTTGAAAATTACGGCAATGTGGAAGATGCT GTCGTCATAAAGGACCCTAAAACCCGCCTCAGCCGTGGCTTCGGTTTCGTGACCTTCTCGTCCGACGAGGAGGCCGAGATCGCTGTCACAAATACGAACGAGAAGGAGTGA
- a CDS encoding COMPASS complex subunit Sdc1, with protein sequence MDQTMADAPSPIPPPNTKDTPSTTEKQSIMANDSTPNTAAANTPTGEPTPTTQLRPGGAPARVYMNEKIVPYLLEGMKHVTKEQPQNPLRVLGEFLIQKSNEVEGAKSPE encoded by the exons ATGGATCAAACAATGGCTGACGCCCCA TCCCCCATCCCACCTCCAAACACCAAAGACACTCCCTCGACAACCGAAAAACAATCTATCATGGCCAACGATTCCACCCCCAATACCGCAGCGGCCAATACCCCGACCGGCGAACCTACACCCACTACCCAGCTCCGGCCCGGCGGTGCCCCGGCCCGAGTCTACATGAACGAGAAGATCGTCCCGTATCTCCTGGAGGGGATGAAGCATGTTACGAAGGAGCA ACCACAAAACCCGCTCCGTGTACTTGGCGAATTCCTTATTCAGAAGAGTAATGAGGTGGAGGGGGCCAAGTCGCCTGAATAG
- a CDS encoding aspartate/glutamate carrier protein Aralar/Citrin (mitochondrial carrier protein, putative), with product MTVKDAVKESLVGSSTDQSQPSSQAKTNFLRHARKDEGTGDLYMTEDDFINAIAPKHEDYHKIKREHYGILFKVADRKQTGKLSLSDWATFENLLSKPDAEYEIAFRLFDTDGTGAVKWETFKNLYNVNKDKDSIPFDWNSDWASLYTGRTKSRHDMTYPQFAQMLRGLQGERIRQAFHIFDKDGDGYIEPEDFQRIILETSKHKLSDYVLEHLPSLCNISTGTKISYATVRAFQNIMREMDMIDVIVREATQKSDDGKITRADFLNEAARITRFSLFTPMEADILFHFAGLDAPSGRLAQKDFAKVIDASWRMPLAIAGQAAAATAHKAADKTKSVLYNVLESVHHFALGSLAGAFGAFMVYPIDLVKTRMQNQRSTRVGERLYNNSLDCARKVIRNEGFTGLYSGVVPQLIGVAPEKAIKLTVNDLVRGHFTNKENGKIWYPYEILAGGTAGGCQVIFTNPLEIVKIRLQVQGEIAKNVEGAPRRSALWIVKNLGLVGLYKGASACLLRDVPFSAIYFPTYAHLKSDFFGESPTHKLGVVQLLTAGAIAGMPAAYLTTPCDVIKTRLQVEARKGEVGYTGLRHCARTILKEEGFKAFFKGGPARIIRSSPQFGFTLASYELLQKWLPMPGHEEVTPSGQIEPGVGLQGAKAPLPYLRSRNALKLILDLDENIGRIKIPQADKWPKFMQTPSTN from the exons atGACTGTCAAGGACGCGGTAAAAGAGTCCTTGGTTGGCTCCAGTACGGATCAGTCACAACCATCAAGCCAGGCCAAGACGAATTTCCTTCGTCACGCACGCAAGGATGAGGGCACCGGAGACCTATACATGACGGAAGACGATTTCATCAATGCTATTGCCCCCAAGCATGAGGATTAT CATAAAATCAAGCGTGAACATTACGGAATCCTCTTCAAGGTTGCGGATCGCAAGCAGACTGGCAAGCTCAGCCTCAGCGATTGGGCAACCTTCGAGAACCTCCTCTCGAAGCCCGATGCCGAATATGAGATCGCCTTCCGTTTGTTCGATACCGACGGCACAGGTGCCGTGAAGTGGGAAACCTTCAAGAACCTGTATAACGTgaacaaggacaaggacagcATTCCCTTCGACTGGAACTCGGATTGGGCCTCCCTGTACACCGGACGCACCAAAAGTCGCCATGACATGACCTACCCGCAATTCGCGCAAATGCTCCGAGGCTTGCAAGGGGAGCGTATCCGCCAAGCTTTCCACATCTTCGACAAGGACGGTGATGGCTACATCGAGCCCGAAGACTTCCAGCGCATTATCCTGGAAACCTCGAAACACAAGCTCTCCGACTACGTTCTGGAACATCTTCCCAGTCTGTGCAACATCTCCACCGGCACCAAGATCTCATATGCCACCGTCCGTGCCTTCCAGAACATCATGCGCGAGATGGACATGATTGATGTCATTGTGCGTGAGGCCACCCAGAAGAGTGATGACGGCAAGATCACCCGTGCCGATTTCCTGAACGAGGCGGCCCGGATCACTCGCTTCTCCCTGTTCACCCCCATGGAGGCGGACATCCTGTTCCACTTCGCGGGCCTGGATGCCCCCTCCGGCCGACTCGCTCAAAAGGATTTCGCCAAGGTCATCGATGCATCATGGCGGATGCCCCTTGCCATTGCAGGCCaagccgccgccgcaaccGCCCATAAGGCGGCGGACAAGACCAAGTCGGTCTTGTACAACGTGTTGGAGTCGGTCCACCACTTCGCGCTGGGTAGTTTGGCAGGAGCTTTCGGTGCCTTTATGGTCTACCCTATTGACTTGGTCAAGACTCGTATGCAGAACCAGCGGTCTACGCGTGTCGGCGAAAGACTGTACAACAACTCACTCGATTGCGCGCGCAAGGTTATCCGTAATGAGGGTTTCACCGGCCTGTATTCCGGAGTTGTGCCTCAGCTGATTGGTGTTGCGCCCGAAAAGGCCATCAAGCTGACGGTCAACGACTTGGTCCGTGGCCATTTTACGAATAAGGAGAATGGCAAGATTTGGTATCCTTACGAGATCCTTGCCGGTGGTACGGCCGGAGGTTGCCAAGTG ATTTTCACCAACCCTCTGGAAATTGTCAAGATTCGTCTGCAGGTTCAGGGAGAAATCGCGAAGAACGTCGAGGGTGCCCCTCGTCGTTCGGCCCTGTGGATCGTGAAGAACCTGGGTCTGGTCGGTCTGTACAAGGGAGCCAGTGCCTGTTTGCTCCGTGATG TGCCATTCTCCGCGATTTACTTCCCAACCTACGCTCACCTGAAGAGCGACTTCTTCGGCGAATCTCCCACCCACAAGCTCGGTGTTGTACAGTTGCTGACTGCTGGTGCGATCGCTGGTATGCCCGCCGCTTATCTGACCACCCCGTGCGATGTCATCAAGACTCGTCTCCAAGTCGAGGCTCGTAAGGGCGAAGTCGGATACACTGGTTTGCGTCATTGCGCCCGGACGATCTTGAAGGAGGAGGGCTTCAAGGCCTTCTTCAAGGGTGGTCCCGCCCGTATCATTCGTTCTTCTCCCCAGTTCGGATTCACTCTCGCATCATATGAACTTCTGCAGAAGTGGCTGCCCATGCCCGGGCACGAGGAGGTCACTCCTAGTGGACAGATCGAGCCCGGTGTCGGTCTTCAGGGTGCCAAGGCTCCTCTGCCATACCTCCGATCCAGAAACGCTCTGAAGCTGATCCTGGATCTCGACGAGAACATTGGCCGTATCAAGATTCCTCAGGCCGACAAATGGCCCAAATTTATGCAGACACCCAGCACTAACTAA
- a CDS encoding putative PHD finger domain protein: protein MAPLTSNKYRSSPGRPPKTQSKAVLKGTQNSNATPGDGPPLKKRKYVPGGPGGGGRYIELDVRETKPPKPAKPARPPKPAKPSPVARNSTPRTRHAREAEAQPMQLPPPPPPVPTTPPSARLTRDKSQNRGGRFGSSTAAALALQQGDGYKPREERGWEEFHPDLDIETKFVVFPAEEVDKPAPSAHVAHILSPNGLNLSNDKDPLAELIRAHANGTSPTPIKRRPGRPPRRPEAILNALGITPQPKVVPPPGPNPRERLTLPKPSFRLRDPFVFYDHPGVGQQNYVDRTMASVGYQESDLFLRHDRRLIRVTEAPQEDDLDAVNPVGTEEEPNTSVGRVEYDMDEQDEKWLEDYNAKRREDQLEPIKPAVFEITMTKIEKEWHALEKRIPKPNPKPPQTQRPRSSSAAAVNGETTGPGEDQDSKCAICDDGDCENSNAIVFCDGCDLAVHQECYGVPFIPEGQWLCRKCQLVGRGAVNCIFCPNTEGAFKQTTTSKWSHLLCAIWIPEVSIGNPSLMEPITDIEKVPRSRWKLHCYICRQRMGASIQCSNKNCFVAFHVTCARRAQLYLKMKSGHGSPAVMDTHLLKAFCDKHVPPEWRREHGTDAATAEAIEFYRNTMQGRRWGDSQAAALALEPSQPLGYEHGDDEALRTHTPRITLTVGGNKRKRPTVPKTIWKLPSGAPVIPHVVLNAVAASLQRFGVRQRKQYAEDACKYWTLKREARRGAALLKRLQLQLETFSSMEMTRRDYVAMGAAGGKRLQRRIEFGERLYHDLDRLRTMCDEVKKREREKLKDAETLRSIVDTVYFPIFPLLWPIFEKAQGLDGKGIFRQGLVSIRTKLEERRYTSVSAFSADLARVFTSEIGVQPAGDTAELQMQISGRAPELSLEQREKRKLAKRIIKFIQPALEEAIKKESELNRKPFEQELKELDLMLENSVMSRRGSQAESPAAGDEEQGKREVPLENAEKVNGDVEVTAKSEPSDGAEVTAIPQQSIDSAMPDADQAQAPDGASVSQSQEAPGAMVATPAVEHESDKQENPSANATCTTLDAPPVPNGVSDKSEENDLGPADQPTEPQKEPLTPPPSFKGDQQLPLAQGGIQWYMQPFDPVGTTIHEERWTGRDVMRGMSEELSELDEDELKDLVDDELEGEMGTAIEGSTDTRPDAAPEQAVKVYRTRRRWRGFK from the exons ATGGCGCCATTAACTTCGAATAAGTATCGGTCATCCCCCGGAAGGCCGCCTAAGACCCAATCCAAAGCGGTGCTGAAAGGCACCCAGAACTCAAACGCTACTCCCGGCGACGGACCACCCCTCAAAAAGCGGAAATACGTCCCTGGTGGACCGGGCGGTGGAGGCAGATACATCGAGCTTGATGTGCGAGAGACGAAACCACCTAAACCGGCGAAACCTGCCAGACCCCCCAAACCAGCCAAACCGTCGCCAGTTGCACGCAACTCTACCCCCCGAACCCGCCATGCACGAGAAGCTGAAGCCCAACCCATGCAGCtccctccacccccaccTCCCGTCCCAACGACACCACCATCTGCGCGTCTCACAAGAGACAAAAGCCAAAATCGGGGCGGCCGCTTCGGCTCCTCGACCGCGGCTGCTCTCGCTTTACAACAGGGGGATGGGTATAAGCCACGGGAAGAGCGAGGGTGGGAAGAGTTTCACCCTGACCTGGATATTGAAACGAAGTTTGTCGTCTTCCCTGCGGAGGAAGTGGACAAGCCAGCTCCATCTGCGCATGTGGCCCATATCCTCTCTCCGAATGGCCTCAATCTCAGCAATGACAAAGACCCATTAGCTGAACTTATCCGAGCTCATGCCAATGGCACGTCTCCTACACCTATCAAACGCCGGCCAGGGCGCCCTCCCCGCCGTCCTGAGGCAATTCTAAACGCCCTCGGAATTACACCACAACCAAAAGTTGTTCCACCTCCTGGTCCAAACCCCCGTGAGAGGCTAACCCTCCCTAAACCCTCATTTCGACTACGAGATCCATTTGTTTTCTACGACCACCCAGGGGTGGGCCAACAAAACTATGTTGACCGGACAATGGCAAGTGTCGGATATCAGGAGAGtgatcttttccttcgccACGATCGTCGACTGATACGGGTAACTGAGGCACCGCAGGAGGACGATCTCGATGCCGTCAATCCCGTTGGAACTGAGGAGGAGCCCAACACGTCTGTTGGGAGAGTAGAATATGACATGGATGAGCAGGACGAAAAGTGGCTGGAGGACTACAATGCTAAGCGGAGGGAGGATCAGTTGGAGCCTATCAAACCCGCTGTCTTTGAAATTACCATGACAAAgattgagaaagaatggcaTGCGCTCGAAAAGCGCAtcccaaaaccaaacccaaaacCTCCTCAGACACAACGACCTCGTTCAAGCTCTGCCGCTGCTGTCAATGGCGAAACCACGGGGCCTGGAGAGGATCAAGACAGCAAATGTGCAATTTGCGATGATGGTGATTGTGAAAACTCCAATGCTATCGTCTTCTGCGATGGGTGCGACCTGGCGGTACACCAGGAGTGTTACGGTGTGCCGTTCATCCCCGAGGGCCAATGGCTGTGTCGTAAGTGCCAGCTGGTCGGGAGAGGAGCCGTCAACTGCATCTTCTGTCCCAACACCGAAGGTGCCTTCAAACAGACTACCACTTCGAAGTGGTCTCATTTGCTTTGCGCTATATGGATCCCTGAAGTGTCTATAGGCAATCCGTCGCTGATGGAGCCGATCACCGATATTGAAAAAGTACCCCGGAGCCGCTGGAAACTTCACTGCTATATTTGCCGGCAGCGAATGGGTGCATCGATCCAGTGCAGCAACAAGAACTGCTTTGTTGCATTCCATGTGACTTGTGCCCGACGGGCTCAGCTCTatctgaagatgaagtctGGTCACGGATCTCCCGCAGTCATGGATACTCACCTGCTCAAAGCATTCTGTGACAAACATGTTCCTCCCGAGTGGCGTCGGGAACATGGGACAGACGCTGCTACCGCTGAAGCTATAGAATTCTATCGTAATACTATGCAAGGCCGACGATGGGGTGATAGTCAAGCTGCCGCACTAGCTCTAGAGCCGTCACAACCCCTCGGGTATGAGCATGGGGACGATGAGGCACTACGGACTCATACGCCACGCATTACGCTTACGGTTGGCgggaataaaagaaaaaggcctACTGTACCCAAGACTATCTGGAAACTGCCGTCTGGCGCTCCCGTAATACCGCACGTTGTCCTAAATGCCGTCGCAGCCTCTCTCCAGCGCTTCGGTGTGCGTCAGAGAAAGCAATATGCAGAGGATGCGTGCAAGTACTGGACACTAAAACGCGAAGCCAGGAGGGGCGCTGCATTGCTGAAGCGTTTGCAGCTACAATTAGAAACCTTCTCATCTATGGAAATGACCAGGCGAGACTACGTCGCGATGGGAGCTGCCGGAGGAAAGCGGCTCCAACGCCGTATTGAGTTTGGTGAACGACTATATCACGATCTCGATCGGTTGAGAACGATGTGCGATGAGGTCAAGAAACGTGAGagggagaagttgaaggatgCCGAAACTCTTCGGAGCATTGTGGACACTGTCTACTTCCCTATATTCCCCTTGCTGTGGCCTATTTTTGAAAAAGCTCAAGG ACTTGACGGCAAGGGCATCTTCAGACAGGGGTTGGTCTCGATACGCACCAAGCTGGAAGAGCGCCGGTACACATCCGTTTCTGCCTTCTCCGCTGATCTTGCTCGCGTGTTCACCTCGGAGATTGGAGTCCAGCCCGCTGGGGACACCGCCGAGCTTCAAATGCAGATCAGCGGCCGCGCTCCGGAGCTCAGCCTAGAGCAACGCGAGAAACGGAAACTGGCCAAGCGCATTATCAAATTCATTCAGCCTGCCCTGGAGGAAGcgatcaagaaagagagcgagTTGAATCGTAAGCCCTTCGAACAGGAGCTTAAGGAGTTGGATCTTATGCTCGAGAACAGCGTTATGTCGCGAAGGGGCTCACAAGCCGAGTCTCCGGCGGCtggtgatgaggagcagGGAAAACGAGAGGTTCCCCTTGAGAATGCTGAAAAGGTCAATGGAGATGTTGAGGTCACTGCTAAGTCGGAGCCCTCTGATGGCGCCGAAGTTACCGCTATACCCCAACAGTCCATTGATAGCGCTATGCCAGATGCAGACCAAGCCCAAGCTCCCGATGGTGCTTCAGTATCTCAGTCTCAGGAAGCCCCCGGGGCTATGGTAGCCACTCCGGCGGTAGAGCATGAATCTGATAAGCAAGAGAACCCGTCTGCCAATGCAACGTGTACTACTCTTGACGCACCACCAGTTCCAAATGGAGTCTCAGACAAATCAGAAGAGAACGATCTAGGACCCGCCGATCAACCTACTGAACCACAGAAAGAGCCGTTGACACCCCCTCCCAGCTTCAAGGGAGACCAACAGCTACCTTTAGCACAAGGTGGTATCCAGTGGTATATGCAACCATTCGATCCCGTGGGCACCACTATCCATGAAGAGCGATGGACGGGCCGGGACGTCATGCGCGGGATGAGTGAAGAACTCAGTGAGCTTGACGAGGATGAGCTGAAAGACCTAGTCGACGATGAACTCGAAGGGGAGATGGGCACTGCCATCGAGGGATCCACCGACACTAGACCGGATGCTGCACCGGAGCAGGCCGTCAAGGTGTATCGAACCCGGCGGCGCTGGCGCGGATTTAAATAG